In Pseudomonas fluorescens, the following are encoded in one genomic region:
- a CDS encoding heme-copper oxidase subunit III family protein produces the protein MALHSQAQVESSTSNPPGSPPAPGWQGIASDWSSDKEAFKQVPWGKAMMWIFLLSDTFIFTCFLTGYMSVRMTITSAWPNPSEVFALTIGGREIPLILIAIMTFVLISSSGTMAMAVNFAYRRNRAKTTALMLATAALGVTFVGMQAFEWTKLIAEGVRPWGNPMGAAQFGASFFMITGFHGLHVSIGALYLSIVALKVWRGDYERSGNYQNVEIAGLYWHFVDLVWVFIFAFFYLW, from the coding sequence ATGGCATTGCACTCACAAGCCCAAGTCGAATCCAGTACATCCAATCCACCAGGTTCGCCGCCTGCACCGGGATGGCAGGGCATCGCCAGCGACTGGTCCTCGGATAAAGAGGCCTTCAAGCAGGTGCCTTGGGGCAAGGCGATGATGTGGATATTCCTGCTCAGCGATACGTTTATATTCACCTGTTTCCTGACCGGCTACATGTCGGTACGCATGACCATCACCAGCGCCTGGCCGAACCCCAGTGAAGTGTTCGCATTGACGATCGGCGGCAGGGAAATCCCGCTTATTCTGATCGCCATCATGACCTTTGTGCTGATCAGTAGCAGCGGCACCATGGCCATGGCCGTCAATTTCGCCTATCGCCGTAATCGCGCGAAAACCACGGCCCTGATGCTGGCCACCGCTGCCTTGGGTGTGACATTCGTCGGCATGCAGGCATTTGAATGGACCAAGCTCATCGCAGAAGGGGTGCGTCCCTGGGGGAACCCCATGGGGGCGGCGCAATTTGGTGCCAGCTTTTTCATGATTACCGGTTTTCACGGACTGCATGTGTCAATCGGCGCCCTCTACCTCAGCATTGTGGCGCTGAAAGTATGGCGCGGAGATTATGAGCGCTCCGGAAACTATCAGAACGTCGAGATAGCCGGGCTTTACTGGCACTTCGTGGATTTGGTGTGGGTATTTATTTTTGCATTCTTCTATTTATGGTAG
- a CDS encoding GlxA family transcriptional regulator has translation MQRHICFLVYPGFVLLDLSGPLEAFSNANRARPSGYRFTVASLEGGLIGASSGLQVATEALQVVDQLDTLIIVGAPTAPIDDRMLPMAAAIRQMSPRSRRTASVCTGAFLLAESGLLDGRVATTHWNYAPQLQARYPALRVDGDRIWTEDGNVWTSAGMSAGIDMALAMIEQDLGKEVSRSVARMLVVYYRRPGGQYQFSSLLDFDPGSDRIRTVLSHVRDHLRDDLSVERLADVAHMSVRQFGRVFAASVGVTPAKAIERLRIESARPMVEDGHQTFEEIARCFGFGDADHMLRSFVRVVGRTPQELRRSARQAKGNGSGKKVDPSPA, from the coding sequence ATGCAGCGTCACATATGTTTCCTGGTCTATCCGGGCTTCGTATTGCTCGATCTGAGTGGCCCGCTCGAAGCCTTCTCCAACGCCAATCGTGCGCGCCCTTCTGGCTATCGATTCACAGTCGCTTCGCTTGAAGGCGGATTGATCGGCGCTTCGAGCGGACTGCAAGTCGCGACCGAAGCCTTGCAGGTTGTCGACCAACTCGACACGCTGATCATCGTCGGTGCACCCACCGCTCCAATCGATGACAGGATGCTGCCGATGGCAGCGGCGATACGACAGATGTCCCCGCGCTCTCGCCGCACTGCCAGCGTCTGCACCGGCGCCTTCCTGCTGGCCGAGAGCGGCCTGCTTGACGGTCGTGTCGCGACCACGCACTGGAACTACGCGCCGCAATTGCAGGCACGCTATCCGGCACTGCGCGTGGACGGAGATCGAATCTGGACCGAAGACGGGAATGTCTGGACGTCCGCCGGTATGTCGGCTGGCATCGACATGGCCCTGGCGATGATCGAGCAGGACCTGGGCAAGGAGGTGTCACGCTCCGTCGCGCGCATGCTGGTTGTCTACTATCGGCGACCCGGTGGCCAGTATCAGTTCTCTTCGCTGCTGGATTTCGACCCTGGCTCGGATCGGATCCGCACGGTGCTGAGCCATGTGCGCGATCACCTGCGGGATGATCTGTCAGTTGAGCGTCTGGCAGATGTTGCACATATGAGCGTACGCCAGTTTGGTCGCGTGTTCGCGGCGTCGGTCGGGGTGACACCGGCGAAAGCTATCGAGCGCCTGCGTATCGAGTCGGCGCGGCCAATGGTCGAGGACGGACACCAGACTTTCGAAGAGATCGCCAGGTGCTTCGGATTCGGCGATGCCGATCACATGCTTCGCAGCTTCGTGCGAGTCGTGGGGCGCACGCCACAGGAACTGCGTCGCAGCGCCCGTCAGGCCAAAGGTAATGGTTCCGGGAAAAAGGTCGATCCATCGCCCGCGTAA
- a CDS encoding threonine dehydratase, which produces MHRLTRDDIEQAARSVYQVMPATAQYPWPLLAQRLGCTVWVKHENHTPTGAFKVRGGITFMHWLKREHPGAKGIVSATRGNHGQSLALAAGALGLRALIVVPQGNSVEKNNAMRGFGAEVVEYGRDFDDAREEAARLARVHDLFLVPPFHTELVKGVATYALELFNAAPDLDTVYVPIGCGSGICGVIAARDALGLETQVVGVVSSEALAAKLSFDAGAIRETASANTFADGLAVRKPIPEAFAVYAAGAARIVSVSDDQIAEAMRVYYTDTHNLVEGAGAAALAALIEEREAMSGRRVGVILSGGNVDRSVYARVIA; this is translated from the coding sequence ATGCACAGACTGACTCGCGACGATATCGAACAGGCCGCTCGCAGCGTTTACCAGGTCATGCCTGCCACCGCCCAGTACCCTTGGCCCTTGTTGGCTCAGCGGTTGGGTTGCACGGTGTGGGTCAAGCACGAAAATCACACGCCTACCGGTGCCTTCAAGGTACGTGGTGGTATCACCTTCATGCACTGGCTCAAACGCGAGCACCCGGGCGCGAAGGGCATCGTCAGCGCTACCCGCGGCAACCATGGCCAGAGCCTGGCGCTGGCGGCTGGCGCATTGGGTTTGCGGGCGTTGATCGTCGTGCCGCAAGGTAACTCGGTAGAAAAGAACAACGCCATGCGCGGCTTTGGCGCTGAAGTGGTCGAGTATGGCCGCGATTTCGATGATGCCCGTGAAGAGGCTGCCCGTCTTGCGCGCGTGCATGACCTGTTCCTGGTTCCGCCGTTTCACACCGAGCTGGTCAAAGGCGTCGCCACTTATGCGCTGGAGCTGTTCAACGCAGCGCCAGACCTGGATACCGTTTATGTGCCGATTGGCTGTGGATCGGGGATTTGCGGGGTGATCGCCGCTCGCGATGCGCTGGGTCTGGAAACACAGGTGGTTGGCGTGGTTTCCAGTGAGGCCCTGGCCGCTAAGTTATCGTTTGATGCTGGAGCAATACGCGAAACCGCCTCGGCCAACACCTTTGCCGACGGCCTTGCCGTGCGTAAGCCAATTCCTGAAGCCTTTGCTGTCTACGCGGCAGGTGCCGCGCGGATCGTATCGGTCAGCGATGACCAGATCGCCGAGGCCATGCGTGTGTATTACACCGATACCCACAACCTCGTCGAAGGGGCCGGTGCGGCGGCGCTGGCCGCGCTCATCGAGGAGCGTGAAGCCATGTCGGGAAGAAGGGTAGGGGTGATTCTATCCGGTGGGAACGTCGACAGATCGGTGTATGCGCGTGTAATAGCGTGA
- a CDS encoding AraC family transcriptional regulator — MVSMSHRNRLPPPLLSEPVRRIEAGPWAIELLPGCAYATRYVATQAGIGFAFDSQRGLHAIGSDRIRPFDAVPNGLAFVPAGCDVLSESPQGGEYLRVMRTDGMALVGDRAFNNRIDRQATALAQRMRAALLLASVEDDWEAWALALSERATGSEAVSTAPHGSITGNRMRLLDEFIDAGLDGPLSVPAMAGLLGLSEGYFMRAFKNATGKSPHSYLIDRRLAKARALMRDSTATLTEIAYACGFNSQAHMATTFKQRLGVSPAQLRQRARFS, encoded by the coding sequence ATGGTGTCCATGAGTCATCGAAATCGCCTGCCGCCACCACTTCTGTCCGAACCGGTCCGCCGTATCGAGGCCGGGCCTTGGGCAATCGAATTACTCCCCGGCTGCGCCTACGCGACCCGATATGTCGCGACCCAGGCAGGAATCGGCTTCGCCTTCGACAGCCAGCGAGGCCTGCACGCCATCGGCAGTGACCGAATACGCCCCTTCGATGCCGTGCCCAACGGCCTGGCGTTTGTCCCCGCCGGGTGTGACGTGCTGTCCGAATCACCCCAGGGCGGTGAATACCTGCGGGTGATGCGCACCGACGGTATGGCGTTGGTGGGGGATCGTGCCTTCAACAATCGTATCGATCGGCAGGCCACTGCCCTCGCACAGCGAATGCGTGCCGCGCTGTTGCTGGCCTCTGTGGAGGACGATTGGGAAGCCTGGGCACTCGCATTGTCCGAGCGGGCGACGGGTAGCGAAGCCGTGTCGACAGCACCCCATGGCTCGATAACCGGCAACCGGATGCGCTTGCTCGATGAGTTCATTGATGCAGGCCTCGATGGCCCCTTGAGCGTACCGGCGATGGCGGGGTTGCTTGGATTGTCCGAAGGATATTTCATGCGGGCATTCAAAAACGCTACCGGCAAAAGTCCGCACAGTTACCTGATCGACCGACGCCTCGCCAAGGCCCGTGCCTTGATGCGCGATTCGACTGCCACGCTGACGGAGATCGCCTACGCCTGCGGTTTCAATTCACAGGCGCACATGGCGACCACCTTCAAGCAACGCCTTGGGGTGAGTCCGGCGCAGTTGCGCCAGCGTGCGAGGTTCAGTTAG
- a CDS encoding cytochrome C oxidase subunit IV family protein, which translates to MAHAQGQQHPISLYLKIWGLLFVLSTLSYLVDYFHFHGYLRWSLIITFMLLKAGLIVSIFMHMAWERLALVYAILVPPLCLLVLIGLMATEADYIFLSRGIFFGQ; encoded by the coding sequence ATGGCACATGCTCAGGGTCAGCAACATCCAATCAGTTTGTATCTTAAAATCTGGGGGCTGTTATTCGTCCTCAGCACGCTGTCGTACCTTGTCGACTATTTCCACTTCCATGGCTACCTTCGGTGGTCCCTGATTATCACTTTCATGTTGTTGAAGGCAGGTTTGATTGTCTCCATCTTCATGCATATGGCCTGGGAGCGCCTGGCGTTGGTCTACGCCATACTGGTCCCGCCTTTGTGTTTACTGGTGCTCATCGGGCTGATGGCCACCGAGGCAGACTATATTTTCCTCAGCAGGGGCATTTTCTTTGGCCAGTAA
- a CDS encoding magnesium transporter: MNRHYYISDNLNDLENVENELEASGINSEQIHVLSEKVADVEEHHLHEVNSLMEQDAVHSGEIGAVVGVPLAALVLGGAYWMGWTESAAGWMPFIFLAIVVLGFCIWEGGFFGFQVPNTHFRNFKQVVKEGKHIFFVDVEPDQESVLDQVIKQHPKLKIAGTGAAAPHWTVAWQHKWHQFKRVISG, encoded by the coding sequence ATGAACCGACACTATTACATCAGTGACAATCTCAACGATCTTGAAAACGTTGAAAATGAATTGGAAGCCAGCGGCATCAATTCCGAACAGATTCATGTACTCAGTGAAAAAGTTGCTGATGTAGAAGAACATCACCTCCACGAGGTCAACTCGTTAATGGAACAGGATGCTGTTCACTCTGGTGAGATTGGTGCGGTGGTCGGTGTGCCACTCGCGGCGCTGGTGCTGGGTGGCGCCTATTGGATGGGTTGGACCGAGTCCGCCGCAGGCTGGATGCCTTTCATCTTCCTTGCCATTGTTGTATTGGGCTTCTGCATCTGGGAAGGCGGCTTTTTTGGGTTCCAGGTGCCGAACACACACTTCCGCAATTTCAAGCAGGTGGTAAAAGAAGGCAAACATATCTTCTTCGTGGATGTTGAACCGGATCAAGAATCGGTACTGGACCAGGTAATCAAACAGCATCCAAAACTGAAGATCGCTGGCACGGGAGCAGCAGCCCCCCACTGGACAGTGGCTTGGCAGCACAAATGGCATCAGTTCAAGCGAGTGATATCGGGTTAG
- a CDS encoding cytochrome c oxidase subunit 3 has translation MNRLLLRNADGADPGGSWSRDPEGIHAAEDADRRQTARVGLRLFLVVVSSLFFLFLIAFIARSQMVDWLPLTEPLAPLGNLRPLWLNSAFLVLSCIALQCSRMAARKARPGATVIGFALGGVFAIAFLAGQLWVWQQFVAWGYFVASNPANSFFYLLTGLHGFHLLGGLIAWCWIVARFLRHVPLAQLGASVELCAIYWHYLLGLWFVLFALLASTPQTYEAIARFCGLR, from the coding sequence ATGAACAGGCTGCTATTGAGAAACGCCGACGGCGCTGATCCCGGTGGCAGCTGGAGTCGCGACCCTGAGGGTATTCACGCCGCCGAGGATGCCGATAGAAGGCAAACTGCAAGGGTAGGCCTGCGCTTGTTTCTGGTGGTGGTGAGTTCGTTATTCTTCCTCTTCCTGATCGCCTTTATTGCGCGTTCTCAAATGGTCGACTGGCTACCCCTGACAGAGCCTTTGGCGCCGTTAGGCAATCTCCGGCCGCTATGGCTGAATTCGGCTTTCCTGGTGTTGAGTTGCATCGCACTGCAGTGCTCGCGTATGGCCGCCCGAAAGGCTCGCCCGGGCGCAACTGTCATTGGTTTTGCATTGGGGGGTGTCTTTGCCATTGCCTTTCTGGCGGGGCAACTCTGGGTCTGGCAGCAGTTTGTCGCCTGGGGCTACTTTGTCGCCAGCAATCCGGCCAACAGTTTCTTCTACCTGTTGACCGGCCTGCATGGGTTCCACCTGCTGGGCGGGCTGATCGCCTGGTGCTGGATCGTCGCCAGATTTCTGCGTCATGTGCCACTGGCGCAACTTGGCGCCAGCGTAGAGCTCTGTGCCATCTATTGGCATTACTTGCTGGGCCTTTGGTTCGTGCTATTCGCGCTGCTGGCCAGCACGCCGCAAACCTATGAAGCCATCGCCAGATTCTGCGGCCTGAGGTGA